The sequence CGTACCGCGACGTGGGCGACGCCGGCTCCGTCCAAGGGATGTGCTGACGGGTGCGGGTCTCCGCGTCCGCGAGGGAGACGCCTGCCGGGATCGCGACCCGGACGGTGGCCGACGGCAACGACCTCGGGTCCGCCGCGAGCCCCTCGGCGGCGTGCCGCAAGGCGGTCGTCGCGTCGGGGATGGAGGGCCGTTCCTCGGGCGCCTTGCGCAGCAGTGCCTCGACGGCCGGGAGCAGTGGACCCAACTGCGCCGTCAGATTGGGTTGTTCGTACGCCACGGCGTGCAGAGTGGCCGCGTGCGCGGGGCGGCGGAAGGGCGACGCGCCGGTGGCGGCGGTGACGAGCGTCGCGGCCAGCGACCACAGGTCCGAAGCGGGGCCGACCTCACCGCCGTTGATGCGTTCGGGCGCCATGTACTCGACGGAGCCCGCGAACTCGCCGGAGTTGGTGAACGCCTCACCGTCGTCCAGGACAGCGATGCCGAAGTCGGTCAGGACCGCGCTGCCGTCGCGGCGCAGCAGGACGTTGGCCGGTTTGACGTCCCGGTGCAGGGCTCCGGCGGCGTGCACGGCATCCAGCGCGCCGAGCAGTTGCGCGCCCAGCGCGGCGACCCGCGTGGGCGCCAACGGGCCTTCCTGTGCGATGAGTTGGGCGAGCGAGGGGCCGTCGATGAGCTCCATGACGATCCACAGCCGGTCCTCGTACTCGACGAGGTCGTGGACTCCGACGACGTGCGGGTGCGGCACCCGGGCCACCACCCGCGCCTCCCGCACGGCACGGCGCAGCCACACACGGTGGTCCTCGTCGCCCTGGGTGAAGACGTGCAGCTCCTTGGCCGCGACGTCCCGTGCGAGCAGCTGGTCGTGGGCCCGCCAGACGGTGCCCATGCCGCCTCTGCCGAGCTGGTCGGTCAGCCGGTAACGACCGGCGATCAGACGCCCGGCGCCCCGTGCCGCGTACGCCGCACCCTGCTGATCATCACTGCCGGACAACACGCCCGCCTCACGCCCCTCCCGATGGCTTCCTTGCCACCGGCCCCATGTACCACTCGAACACCGGCGAGCATAGCGGTGGGAACTGACGTCGCGACGACGGCTGAGCGAAGAAGACCGGCCCGGAGCCGGCCCGGAGCCGACCCGGGGCCGGACGGTGGCCGCACCAGGGCCGGACCGGGCGGCGGGGGTCGACAACAGGCCCGGGCGCGGTCCGACCACGGTCCCGGCGCGGTCCGGGTGTACGAAGTCTGCGGGCGGGCCGCCGCAAATCTCTGTCTTCACCCTCGCGACCTGCGGTTTTAAGCCTGCACTGAAACGGTTGCCCGTCCGCCGCACCGCCCGTCAAGCTGGGGGCACGGACCTGGGGCCGACGAGCCGGTCCGGCTGCCGGTGGTCCGCATCAGCGGTGGTGTCGGCGACGAGCGGATTCCGGGGCTTCCGGACTGCCGGGAGCGGCCACTGTTCCACCCGCACGGCGAAGATTCTGCCCGGGCAGCACTGGGGAGTGTCCGGACAGAACTGGACGGTGCACGGCGGCATGTGCCGCGCGCGGGGCCCGGTACGCCGGGCCCCCGCTTCCGTGTGTCCGGCTGCCGCGTGTCCCGCTTCCGTGTGCCCCGCTCAGGTGTGTCGCGTGAATTTCGGATCCCCCTGTAAGAAGTGGGCCTCTGCGCGCATTGCTTGGTGAGAGAGCCGACAAGAGGGGACGGCGCGTGACCCATGCCCAACGCTTCCGGGACATCTACGAGGAGTGCTATCCGCGCGTCCTCGCCTACACCACCAGCTTGGTGGGACGGCAGGTAGGAGAGGACATCACCAGCGAGACGTTCACCGTGGCCTGGCGGCGGGTGCGGGACATACCGCAGCCCGCGCTGCCCTGGCTGCTGGGAGTGGCCCGCAATCTGGTGCGCGAGATGCGTCGCCGGGACAGCCACCAGTACACGCTCGCCGCCGAGGAGGCAGGGCGTATCGGCAGCGGTGCCCGGGCCGATGTCGGCGACGTCGCGGCGGACGTGACCGACCGGGCAGCCGCGTTGCACGCCCTGGCGGGTCTGTCCGACGCCGACCGGGAACTGCTGACGCTGATCGCCTGGCACGGGCTGAGCACCAAACAGGCCGCACGGGTCCTGGGCTGTACCACCGCGACGCTGACCGTCCGGCTGCACCGGGCCCGCCGCCGTCTGGAGAGAGCCCTGGAACCGGCGTACCTGGCAGATGCGGATACGGATACGGCACCTGCACCGGAGGCGGCGCCCGCACCGGCACCCGTGTCCCCGCAGGGCCCGGAGTCCCCGCAAGGCACGGGCACCGCACCCCTCGTACAGGCCCCGCGCCGCACAGATCGCAAAGGAGCACTCACATGAAGAACACCCAGGAACGGTCCGGGCGGCCTGACGTCATGAAGGTGCTCGCGGGCGCCCGGCCCGACGAGCTGGACCCGTCCAGGCTGGCGGGCTCTCCGCGACAGCGCGAGGACCTGGCACTCATCCTGGCCGGAGCGACGGACAGCCGCGCGGGACGCTCGCGGGTACCTGGGCTGTTCCGGCTCCGGGGCGGGATCAGGCCGCTCGGGGCCGTGGTCGCCCTCACCGCGGTGGCGGCGTCCGCGGTGGTCGTGAGCACGCTCGACCGGGACTCTTCGGGCGTGCGCGCGGGCGCGGCCCCGCAGTCCTCGTCCGCTTCCGCCGGGCCGGGTTCGTCGACGTCGGACGGCCAGGGTGATGTCCGCGTCGACGGCCGCCTCGAACTGCTCAGCGTGGCGAAGAAGGCGGAGACGTCGGCCGCCGAGGGTACGTACTGGCAGACCACCACGCGCTCGGAGAACGTGAACGTCGTCAGCGCGGCGGGAGACGCGAAGGACGCGGGAGACGACGGGCAGTTCCTCGCCGTGCGCACCACGTCGACCGACGAGTGGTCGGTGGGTGTGCGTCCGGGCACCCGGAGTCTGATGGTCTCCGGCCTGGAAGGCGTGACCGAGCCCCGGAGCAAGGCGGACGAGGCACGCTGGCGGGCCGCCGGCTCACCCAGGACGATGCAGGCCGAGGTCCCGGGCAACGAGGAGGGCGGCACGCTGGGTTACACGATGGGAACCCGGCAGCCGATGGTCATGCGGACGGACGCCGACGACAAGATCTACGCCATCGGCCCGCGGAACGTCACGTACCAGGACCTGCGTGAACTGCCCTCCGACAGTGGGGAGTTGCGTCGGGAGCTGGAGCGGCTGTACGCGCAGGACAGCGGCGCCGACACCGGCGTCGGCCGCACGGCGTACGTACTGCGGCAGGCGGCCGGCCTGATCACGATGCCGGTCGAACCCGCCGTCCGGGCGGCCGCGTACCGGGTGATGGCGGAACTGCCCGGCGTCCGGGGTCTGGGGCGTGTCACCGATCCGCTGGGTCGCGAGGGCGTCGGTTTCACCTTCCCCGGCACGGCACGGACAGCGCTGGGCGGCGTCGAGGA is a genomic window of Streptomyces sp. NBC_00414 containing:
- a CDS encoding CU044_5270 family protein; this encodes MKNTQERSGRPDVMKVLAGARPDELDPSRLAGSPRQREDLALILAGATDSRAGRSRVPGLFRLRGGIRPLGAVVALTAVAASAVVVSTLDRDSSGVRAGAAPQSSSASAGPGSSTSDGQGDVRVDGRLELLSVAKKAETSAAEGTYWQTTTRSENVNVVSAAGDAKDAGDDGQFLAVRTTSTDEWSVGVRPGTRSLMVSGLEGVTEPRSKADEARWRAAGSPRTMQAEVPGNEEGGTLGYTMGTRQPMVMRTDADDKIYAIGPRNVTYQDLRELPSDSGELRRELERLYAQDSGADTGVGRTAYVLRQAAGLITMPVEPAVRAAAYRVMAELPGVRGLGRVTDPLGREGVGFTFPGTARTALGGVEERLVVDESTGEMLCEQLLLVEPSARAEEAGLDAGTTVNYSATTRMGWGEHQITVPENAQR
- a CDS encoding serine/threonine-protein kinase, which encodes MSGSDDQQGAAYAARGAGRLIAGRYRLTDQLGRGGMGTVWRAHDQLLARDVAAKELHVFTQGDEDHRVWLRRAVREARVVARVPHPHVVGVHDLVEYEDRLWIVMELIDGPSLAQLIAQEGPLAPTRVAALGAQLLGALDAVHAAGALHRDVKPANVLLRRDGSAVLTDFGIAVLDDGEAFTNSGEFAGSVEYMAPERINGGEVGPASDLWSLAATLVTAATGASPFRRPAHAATLHAVAYEQPNLTAQLGPLLPAVEALLRKAPEERPSIPDATTALRHAAEGLAADPRSLPSATVRVAIPAGVSLADAETRTRQHIPWTEPASPTSRYDAETASALMRRDEERRDRRVLGLVASSVALVFAGTGIGLFLAGVPPFDRAAQAEASDSKGRGSGAGTSQPAGTPLPATPVVNESVVHGTEGWQRVTDTLIQSGDTVTVRFTSGQWTVDDPEMPLTGPEGYDAETDKSLDFAAADCKVNGSAPFGALLGRFTEAGEGEESHIVGKQWTFEAAAGGTLELRINDGDEGCISDNSGDLSVTVTVAKGA
- a CDS encoding RNA polymerase sigma factor, yielding MTHAQRFRDIYEECYPRVLAYTTSLVGRQVGEDITSETFTVAWRRVRDIPQPALPWLLGVARNLVREMRRRDSHQYTLAAEEAGRIGSGARADVGDVAADVTDRAAALHALAGLSDADRELLTLIAWHGLSTKQAARVLGCTTATLTVRLHRARRRLERALEPAYLADADTDTAPAPEAAPAPAPVSPQGPESPQGTGTAPLVQAPRRTDRKGALT